From a single Fibrobacter sp. UWP2 genomic region:
- the rpsT gene encoding 30S ribosomal protein S20 → MPQHKSCKKRLRQAEKANAMNRAARAEIRASLKVIRTATTKEAALAEMPKLFSKLDKAASSKRAGFNANRAANYKAKVAKVINGFA, encoded by the coding sequence GTGCCGCAACATAAATCTTGCAAAAAGCGCTTGCGTCAGGCCGAAAAGGCCAATGCCATGAACCGTGCTGCCCGTGCAGAAATTCGTGCTAGCCTCAAGGTCATCCGTACCGCTACCACGAAGGAAGCCGCCCTTGCTGAAATGCCGAAGCTCTTCAGCAAGCTCGACAAGGCTGCCAGCTCCAAGCGCGCCGGTTTCAACGCCAACCGCGCTGCGAACTACAAGGCCAAGGTCGCCAAAGTCATTAACGGCTTTGCCTAA